A section of the Mycolicibacterium anyangense genome encodes:
- the folK gene encoding 2-amino-4-hydroxy-6-hydroxymethyldihydropteridine diphosphokinase, with protein sequence MSRVVLSIGSNLGDRMARLQAAVDGLGASVRALSPVYETDAWGGVEQGPFLNAIVVAEDPELDGHGWLRKAQALEQANERVREQKWGPRTLDVDLVCCHEGETEIFSRDEGLTLPHAMAHLRAFVLIPWLAVEPDAVLTVAGQSRPVERLMGELDAAERDGVRLTDLILHLPPELSA encoded by the coding sequence ATGAGCCGGGTGGTGCTGTCCATCGGCTCCAACCTCGGTGACCGGATGGCGCGGCTGCAGGCCGCCGTCGACGGTCTCGGTGCGTCGGTGCGCGCCCTGTCGCCGGTCTACGAGACCGACGCCTGGGGCGGTGTCGAGCAGGGGCCGTTCCTCAACGCCATCGTGGTGGCGGAAGATCCCGAACTCGACGGACACGGTTGGCTGCGGAAGGCGCAGGCCCTCGAGCAGGCCAACGAGCGGGTCCGCGAACAGAAGTGGGGCCCGCGCACCTTGGACGTCGACCTGGTGTGCTGCCACGAGGGGGAGACCGAGATCTTCTCGCGCGACGAGGGTCTGACCCTGCCGCACGCGATGGCACATCTGCGCGCGTTCGTCCTGATTCCGTGGCTGGCGGTGGAACCCGACGCCGTCCTGACGGTGGCCGGCCAGAGCCGGCCGGTCGAACGGCTCATGGGTGAACTGGACGCGGCCGAACGTGACGGCGTCCGACTGACCGATCTGATCCTGCACCTGCCTCCCGAGCTGAGTGCCTGA
- a CDS encoding alpha/beta fold hydrolase: MAAPTERLVDVNGVRLRVLEAGDRGAPVVVLAHGFPELAYSWRHQIPVLADAGYHVLAPDQRGYGGSSRPEDIGAYDIAALTGDVAALLDDACAQRAAIVGHDFGAVVAWNMPLLHPDRVAAVAGLAVPPIPRPLTPPTEAFRRIFGDNFFYILYFQEPGPADAELARDPFRTMRVLLAGMRTPDGEEAAQRMLTPGPAGFLDRLTQPERLPDWLSPDELEHYATEFGRTGFSGALNWYRCFDRNWQILGHPAADTITVPALFIGGTDDPTLGFTRTDRATEMVKGPYRQVLLSGAGHWIQQERPADINRELLDFLSGSEW; encoded by the coding sequence GTGGCCGCCCCGACCGAACGGTTAGTTGACGTCAACGGAGTGCGCCTGCGGGTACTGGAAGCCGGCGATCGAGGTGCGCCCGTGGTGGTGCTGGCCCACGGTTTCCCCGAACTGGCGTACTCCTGGCGCCACCAGATCCCGGTCCTGGCCGATGCCGGCTATCACGTGTTGGCCCCCGATCAGCGCGGCTACGGCGGGTCCTCGCGCCCCGAGGACATCGGGGCCTATGACATCGCCGCCCTGACCGGGGACGTGGCCGCCCTGCTCGACGACGCCTGCGCGCAGCGGGCCGCCATCGTCGGCCACGACTTCGGCGCCGTGGTGGCGTGGAACATGCCGCTGCTGCATCCCGATCGGGTCGCGGCCGTCGCCGGGCTGGCGGTACCCCCGATCCCCCGGCCGCTGACCCCGCCGACCGAGGCGTTCCGCCGGATCTTCGGCGACAACTTCTTCTACATCCTGTACTTCCAGGAGCCCGGCCCGGCCGACGCCGAACTGGCCAGGGACCCGTTCCGGACCATGCGGGTGTTGCTGGCCGGCATGCGCACCCCCGACGGCGAGGAGGCCGCGCAGCGGATGCTCACCCCGGGGCCCGCCGGCTTCCTTGACCGGCTGACCCAGCCCGAACGGTTGCCGGACTGGCTCTCACCCGACGAGCTCGAGCATTACGCAACCGAATTCGGCCGCACCGGGTTCAGCGGGGCGCTGAACTGGTACCGCTGCTTTGACCGCAACTGGCAGATCCTGGGCCACCCGGCTGCCGACACCATCACGGTCCCCGCGTTGTTCATCGGCGGCACCGACGATCCGACGCTCGGTTTCACGCGGACCGATCGGGCCACCGAAATGGTCAAGGGTCCCTATCGTCAGGTCCTACTGAGCGGCGCCGGTCACTGGATCCAGCAGGAGCGGCCAGCCGACATCAATCGCGAACTGTTGGATTTCCTATCCGGATCGGAGTGGTGA
- the folE gene encoding GTP cyclohydrolase I FolE — translation MAQPTSISLETPVFDQERAEAAVRELLLAVGEDPTRHGLVDTPARVARAFREMFAGLYTDPDAVLETTFDEQHDELVLVKDIPMYSTCEHHLVSFHGVAHVGYIPGEDGRVTGLSKLARVVDLYAKRPQVQERLTSQVADAVMRKLKPRGVIVVMEAEHLCMAMRGVRKPGASTTTSAVRGQFKTDKASRAEALELILRK, via the coding sequence ATGGCCCAGCCGACCTCGATCTCGCTCGAGACGCCGGTTTTCGACCAGGAACGTGCCGAGGCAGCAGTGCGTGAACTGCTGCTCGCAGTCGGGGAGGATCCGACCCGGCACGGCCTGGTGGATACCCCGGCTCGGGTGGCGCGAGCCTTCCGGGAGATGTTCGCCGGGCTCTACACCGACCCCGATGCGGTGCTGGAGACCACCTTCGATGAGCAGCACGATGAGCTGGTGCTGGTGAAGGACATCCCGATGTACTCCACCTGTGAGCATCACCTGGTGTCCTTCCACGGGGTCGCGCATGTCGGCTACATCCCGGGTGAGGATGGTCGGGTCACCGGGCTGTCGAAGCTGGCCCGCGTGGTCGACCTGTACGCCAAGCGCCCGCAGGTGCAGGAGCGGCTCACCTCCCAGGTCGCCGACGCGGTGATGCGCAAACTCAAGCCGCGCGGGGTGATCGTGGTGATGGAGGCCGAGCATCTGTGCATGGCGATGCGCGGGGTCCGCAAGCCGGGCGCCAGCACCACCACCTCTGCGGTGCGGGGACAGTTCAAGACCGACAAGGCATCCCGAGCCGAGGCGCTGGAACTCATCCTGCGAAAGTGA
- a CDS encoding helix-turn-helix domain-containing protein — protein MSAAVDLEAIGPRLRSARESRGLTLDQLSDCSGLSKAHLSRLESGERQASIGALVDLATALGVRVSSLLGEDDGGPELATFAPGAPRRSADGLEVAVCSGFSGSRSIEALRVRVQPRRPAGTPVQHRGEEWLYVVSGALTFTYDGVDHEIPAGAAVHFDAGRPHRLTARMVTEVLLVSATDHTELSRIHH, from the coding sequence ATGTCAGCGGCGGTCGATCTCGAGGCAATCGGTCCACGGCTCAGATCGGCGCGGGAGAGCCGTGGCCTTACGCTCGATCAACTCTCGGACTGCTCGGGCCTGTCGAAGGCCCACCTGTCGCGGTTGGAATCCGGTGAGCGGCAGGCGTCGATCGGCGCATTGGTCGATCTTGCAACAGCATTGGGTGTTCGAGTCAGCTCGCTCCTCGGCGAGGACGATGGTGGCCCAGAGCTGGCGACATTCGCCCCGGGCGCCCCGCGACGATCGGCCGATGGACTGGAAGTCGCTGTTTGTAGCGGATTTTCGGGATCCCGCAGCATCGAGGCGTTGCGGGTCAGGGTTCAACCGCGTCGCCCCGCCGGTACCCCCGTCCAGCATCGCGGCGAAGAATGGCTCTACGTCGTCAGCGGGGCGTTGACCTTCACCTACGACGGTGTCGATCACGAGATTCCAGCCGGTGCTGCAGTGCATTTCGATGCGGGCCGACCGCATCGGTTGACGGCTCGGATGGTCACCGAGGTATTACTGGTATCGGCAACCGATCACACCGAGCTCAGCCGCATACACCATTGA
- a CDS encoding glutamine amidotransferase-related protein produces MSASADGADERLRVHFVQHESFEAPGAFESWVAGRGHRSSYSRVFEGQPLPLSGSDIDLLVILGGPQSPATSTDECPYFDSAAECRLITSCIAAGRAVVGVCLGAQLIGQALGAGFEPSPYPEIGNFPITLTADGLASPAVAHFGPRPVVGHWHADMPGLTAQARVLAVSAGCPRQIVEYGPLVYGFQCHLEFTQPLVDGLIEQAYPTAVEPSARYVQRAEVMRDHQYDVMNHLLYEFLDRLSVAYRHRSRALRPVG; encoded by the coding sequence GTGAGTGCATCAGCAGACGGGGCGGATGAACGCCTGCGCGTCCATTTCGTGCAGCACGAATCATTCGAAGCACCAGGGGCATTCGAGTCATGGGTCGCCGGGCGTGGCCACCGGTCCAGCTACTCGCGGGTCTTCGAGGGTCAGCCCCTGCCGCTGTCGGGATCCGACATCGACCTGCTGGTGATCCTCGGCGGGCCGCAGTCCCCTGCGACGTCCACCGATGAATGCCCGTATTTCGACAGCGCCGCCGAATGCAGGTTGATCACCTCATGCATCGCCGCAGGAAGAGCGGTGGTGGGGGTCTGTCTCGGTGCCCAGCTGATCGGCCAGGCGTTGGGCGCCGGCTTCGAACCCAGTCCGTATCCCGAGATCGGGAACTTCCCGATCACACTGACCGCCGATGGATTGGCGAGCCCTGCAGTCGCCCACTTCGGGCCACGCCCCGTGGTTGGCCACTGGCACGCGGACATGCCAGGGTTGACGGCCCAGGCCAGGGTGCTCGCAGTCAGTGCAGGTTGTCCCCGCCAGATCGTCGAGTACGGCCCACTGGTGTATGGATTCCAATGTCACTTGGAGTTCACACAGCCGCTGGTCGATGGGCTCATCGAGCAGGCCTATCCCACAGCAGTGGAGCCGTCGGCACGCTATGTGCAACGCGCCGAGGTGATGCGTGACCACCAATACGACGTGATGAATCACCTGCTCTACGAATTCCTGGACAGGCTGTCAGTGGCATACCGACACAGATCGAGAGCTCTGCGGCCGGTCGGCTAG
- the folP gene encoding dihydropteroate synthase: protein MGVVNVTDDSFSDGGRYVDPGRAVEHAVRLVAQGAAIIDVGGESTRPGAVRIDAAVETARVVPVIKELAAQGITVSIDTMHAAVAAAALDNGASIVNDVSGGRADPAMARVLADANVPWILMHWRSVGAAQPHAVPDYHDVVAEVRDELLASVDAAVGAGVAPANLIIDPGLGFAKTAQHNWALLNALPELVGTGIPVLVGASRKRFLGALLADADGTPRSPDGRETATAVVSALAAMHGAWGVRVHDVRASVDALAVLDAWEGAGG from the coding sequence ATGGGAGTCGTCAACGTCACCGATGACTCCTTCTCCGACGGCGGGAGGTATGTGGACCCCGGTCGGGCCGTCGAACACGCTGTCCGACTGGTTGCCCAGGGTGCGGCCATCATCGACGTCGGCGGCGAGTCCACCCGTCCCGGTGCGGTGCGCATCGATGCCGCCGTCGAGACGGCCAGAGTGGTGCCGGTGATCAAAGAGCTTGCCGCCCAAGGGATCACCGTCAGCATCGACACCATGCATGCGGCCGTGGCCGCGGCTGCGCTGGACAACGGTGCCAGCATCGTCAACGACGTCTCCGGTGGGCGCGCCGATCCGGCGATGGCGCGGGTGCTCGCCGACGCGAACGTGCCGTGGATTCTGATGCACTGGCGTTCGGTCGGTGCCGCGCAGCCGCATGCGGTGCCGGACTATCACGACGTGGTCGCCGAGGTACGCGACGAACTGCTGGCCAGTGTGGACGCCGCCGTCGGCGCCGGTGTCGCGCCGGCCAATCTGATCATCGACCCCGGCCTGGGCTTCGCCAAGACAGCCCAGCACAATTGGGCCCTGCTGAACGCCCTGCCCGAACTGGTCGGCACCGGGATCCCGGTCCTGGTCGGGGCCTCGCGCAAGCGGTTCCTCGGCGCCCTGCTGGCCGACGCCGACGGGACCCCGCGGTCACCCGACGGCAGGGAAACCGCCACCGCGGTGGTCTCCGCCCTGGCCGCGATGCACGGCGCGTGGGGTGTTCGGGTGCATGACGTCCGCGCGAGCGTGGATGCGCTCGCCGTCCTCGACGCTTGGGAGGGTGCCGGTGGCTGA
- the folB gene encoding dihydroneopterin aldolase, translated as MADRIELRGLTVRGNHGVFDHERRDGQDFVVDITVWIDLAAAAASDDLADTFDYGVLAQRAAAVVGGPARNLIETVAAEIAEDVMTDERVHAVEVVLHKPDAPIPLSFKDVAVVARRSRRGGGRRQIVPAGDAI; from the coding sequence GTGGCTGACCGAATCGAGTTGCGCGGGTTGACCGTTCGCGGCAACCACGGCGTCTTCGACCATGAGCGACGCGACGGCCAGGACTTCGTCGTCGACATCACCGTGTGGATCGATCTGGCGGCCGCGGCCGCCAGTGACGACCTCGCCGACACCTTCGACTACGGCGTCCTGGCCCAGCGGGCGGCCGCCGTCGTCGGCGGCCCGGCGCGCAACCTGATCGAGACGGTCGCCGCCGAGATCGCCGAGGACGTGATGACAGACGAGCGGGTCCACGCCGTCGAGGTGGTGCTCCACAAACCGGACGCCCCGATCCCGTTGTCGTTCAAGGATGTTGCGGTGGTGGCCCGTCGATCCCGGCGCGGCGGCGGCCGGCGGCAGATCGTTCCGGCCGGAGACGCGATATGA
- a CDS encoding APC family permease gives MAMAAELPPTPATVGPPPGSTSGIREGVLGFPTLLAQSVALISPTMTAVLIVPLAFSFAGNGTWLAYLFATVMLSFVVMNLNVFASRSALPGSMYAYIGRGLGPRGGVLSGWTLLWSYAFIAVAGLAGFAIFVNQFLDAVGIGAHVPVVFSFGVSAFLCWLVAYKDIRISSLLMLVLEGLSVVLIVVLCATVLAKHGSVLDVHQLRLDGVSVSGTTLAVVACIFSLVGFESATALGGEAKNPLKSVPRAVRWSLIIAGLFFVFVSYVEVVGASGRGLDLGQLAAPLTTLSDAYQVGYLKAPICLGAVLSFYSLTLSCVNAGSRILLPMARHGMLSHRMGNIHAGNRTPHVAVTVYTVLVLGIVSVMQIFTDPLTTFGDAGTLAAFGFLLAYFMIAVAAPVYLRKHGQLSTKSVVISALAIVCLLVPTIGSFYPLPPVPVRYFPYYFLAYMAVGATWLAAAGRRRPVLFDEIEADLEVTVDTWAHPREGAAPQMNPAP, from the coding sequence ATGGCCATGGCCGCTGAACTACCACCCACTCCCGCGACTGTCGGACCACCGCCGGGATCCACGTCAGGGATACGCGAGGGCGTACTCGGATTCCCCACCCTGCTGGCGCAGTCGGTGGCGCTGATATCGCCGACGATGACTGCTGTTCTCATTGTGCCGCTGGCCTTTTCGTTCGCGGGCAATGGAACCTGGTTGGCCTATCTGTTCGCCACTGTCATGCTCTCGTTCGTCGTGATGAACCTCAACGTGTTCGCTAGTAGATCGGCGTTGCCCGGGTCCATGTACGCCTATATCGGCCGTGGGCTCGGACCGCGGGGCGGTGTGTTGTCCGGCTGGACCCTGCTGTGGTCTTATGCGTTCATCGCGGTCGCCGGCCTGGCCGGCTTTGCGATCTTCGTCAATCAGTTCCTCGATGCCGTCGGAATCGGTGCCCACGTTCCGGTCGTATTCTCATTCGGCGTCAGTGCTTTCCTTTGTTGGCTCGTGGCCTACAAGGACATCCGGATCTCGTCGCTGCTGATGCTGGTCCTGGAAGGCCTGTCGGTCGTGTTGATCGTCGTACTGTGCGCAACGGTCTTGGCCAAACATGGCTCTGTCCTCGACGTGCACCAGCTGCGCCTCGACGGCGTGAGCGTCAGTGGCACAACGCTGGCAGTCGTCGCGTGCATCTTCAGCCTCGTCGGGTTCGAGAGTGCCACCGCGCTCGGCGGCGAGGCCAAGAACCCGCTGAAAAGTGTTCCGCGAGCTGTGCGATGGAGTCTGATCATCGCGGGACTGTTCTTCGTCTTCGTCAGCTATGTCGAGGTCGTCGGCGCCAGTGGCCGCGGCCTGGATCTAGGACAGCTTGCTGCGCCGCTCACCACGCTGTCCGATGCCTATCAGGTCGGCTATCTCAAGGCGCCGATCTGTCTGGGCGCGGTGTTGAGTTTCTACTCGTTGACATTGTCGTGCGTCAACGCGGGCTCGCGCATTCTGTTGCCCATGGCCCGGCACGGAATGCTCAGCCACCGGATGGGAAACATTCACGCCGGCAACCGGACACCCCACGTGGCGGTCACCGTCTACACGGTGCTGGTGCTGGGCATCGTGAGCGTGATGCAGATCTTCACCGATCCACTGACCACCTTCGGCGACGCCGGAACACTTGCCGCGTTCGGATTTCTGCTCGCGTATTTCATGATCGCGGTCGCCGCCCCGGTATACCTGCGCAAGCACGGCCAGCTCAGCACGAAGAGCGTCGTCATATCTGCACTGGCGATCGTCTGTCTTTTGGTCCCGACCATCGGTAGCTTCTACCCGCTGCCCCCGGTGCCGGTGCGCTACTTCCCCTACTACTTCCTGGCATACATGGCGGTCGGAGCGACATGGCTGGCGGCTGCCGGACGACGTCGACCGGTGCTGTTCGACGAGATCGAGGCCGATCTGGAAGTGACCGTCGACACCTGGGCGCACCCGCGGGAAGGTGCTGCGCCGCAGATGAATCCGGCGCCGTAG
- the ftsH gene encoding ATP-dependent zinc metalloprotease FtsH, protein MNRKNVIRTLTVVAVVLLLGWSFFYFSDDTRGFKPVDTSVAMTQINTDNVKSAQIDDREQQLRLELKNGNGDTEDSNKVITKYPTGYGVDLFNALQAKSVKTNTVVNQGSILGSLLVYMLPLLLLVGLFVLFSRMQTGGRMGFGFGKSRAKQLSKDMPKTTFADVAGVDEAVEELYEIKDFLQNPSRYQALGAKIPKGVLLYGPPGTGKTLLARAVAGEAGVPFFTISGSDFVEMFVGVGASRVRDLFEQAKQNSPCIIFVDEIDAVGRQRGAGLGGGHDEREQTLNQLLVEMDGFGDRQGVILIAATNRPDILDPALLRPGRFDRQIPVTSPDLAGRKAVLRVHSQGKPMAPDADLDGLAKRTVGMSGADLANVINEAALLTARENGTVITGAALEEAVDRVIGGPRRKGKVISELEKKITAYHEGGHTLAAWAMPDIEPIYKVTILARGRTGGHAVSVPEDDKGLMTRSEMIARLVFAMGGRAAEELIFREPTTGASSDIEQATKIARAMVTEYGMSAKLGAVRYGTEHGDPFLGRSMGTQADYSHEVAQIIDDEVRKLIEAAHTEAWAILTEYRDVLDVLAGELLEKETLHRKELEGIFADVKKRPRLTVFDDFGGRIPSDKPPIKTPGELAIERGEPWPKPMPEPAFKKAIAQATAQAQQTNGGNGNGAHHAPPAAPAGNQPDYGAPAGWHAPGWPPPAQQGGGYWYPPPPGWGPPQQQGQQPYPPYQPYPAPSHAGPGPAPQDDAADDGTRPTPPPNG, encoded by the coding sequence ATGAACCGCAAAAATGTGATCCGCACATTGACGGTGGTGGCCGTCGTGTTGCTGCTCGGCTGGTCGTTCTTCTATTTCAGTGACGACACCCGTGGCTTCAAACCCGTCGACACCTCGGTGGCGATGACGCAGATCAACACGGACAACGTCAAGAGCGCCCAGATCGACGACCGCGAACAGCAGCTGCGCCTGGAGCTCAAGAACGGCAACGGCGACACCGAAGACTCCAACAAGGTCATCACCAAGTACCCGACCGGGTACGGCGTCGACCTGTTCAATGCGCTTCAGGCCAAGAGCGTCAAGACCAACACCGTGGTGAACCAGGGCAGCATCCTGGGCTCGCTGCTGGTCTACATGCTCCCGCTGCTGCTGCTGGTCGGCCTGTTCGTGCTGTTCTCCCGCATGCAGACCGGCGGCCGGATGGGCTTCGGCTTCGGTAAATCGCGGGCCAAGCAGCTGTCCAAGGACATGCCCAAGACCACCTTCGCCGACGTGGCCGGTGTCGACGAGGCTGTCGAGGAGCTCTACGAGATCAAGGACTTCCTGCAGAACCCCTCGCGCTACCAGGCACTGGGCGCCAAGATCCCCAAGGGCGTCCTGCTCTACGGCCCGCCCGGAACGGGTAAGACCCTGCTGGCCCGGGCGGTGGCCGGTGAAGCCGGAGTTCCGTTCTTCACGATTTCTGGCTCGGACTTCGTCGAGATGTTCGTCGGCGTCGGCGCATCCCGGGTGCGCGACTTGTTCGAGCAGGCCAAGCAGAACAGCCCGTGCATCATCTTCGTCGACGAGATCGACGCCGTCGGCCGCCAGCGCGGCGCGGGCCTGGGCGGCGGGCACGACGAACGTGAGCAGACCCTCAACCAGCTGCTCGTCGAGATGGACGGCTTCGGCGACCGCCAGGGCGTCATCCTGATCGCCGCCACCAACCGGCCGGACATCCTCGATCCGGCGCTGCTGCGGCCCGGCCGTTTCGACCGCCAGATCCCGGTGACCAGCCCCGACTTGGCCGGCCGCAAGGCCGTTCTGCGGGTGCACTCGCAGGGCAAGCCGATGGCGCCCGACGCCGACCTCGACGGCCTGGCCAAGCGCACCGTCGGCATGTCCGGCGCCGACCTGGCCAACGTGATCAACGAGGCTGCGCTGCTGACCGCCCGCGAGAACGGCACGGTGATCACCGGGGCCGCACTCGAAGAGGCCGTCGACCGCGTGATCGGCGGGCCACGCCGCAAGGGCAAGGTGATCTCCGAGCTGGAGAAGAAGATCACCGCCTACCACGAGGGCGGCCACACCCTGGCGGCCTGGGCGATGCCCGACATCGAGCCGATCTATAAGGTCACCATCCTGGCTCGTGGCCGCACCGGCGGCCATGCCGTCTCGGTGCCCGAGGACGACAAGGGTCTGATGACCCGCTCGGAGATGATCGCCCGCCTGGTGTTCGCGATGGGTGGCCGCGCGGCCGAGGAACTCATCTTCCGCGAGCCCACCACGGGTGCGTCCTCCGACATCGAGCAGGCCACCAAGATCGCCCGCGCGATGGTGACCGAGTACGGGATGAGCGCCAAGCTGGGCGCGGTGCGCTACGGCACCGAGCACGGAGACCCGTTCCTGGGCCGCAGCATGGGCACCCAAGCCGACTACAGCCACGAGGTCGCGCAGATCATCGACGACGAGGTGCGCAAGCTCATCGAGGCTGCGCACACCGAGGCGTGGGCCATCCTCACCGAGTACCGCGACGTGCTCGACGTGCTCGCCGGTGAACTCCTGGAGAAGGAGACGCTGCACCGCAAGGAGCTGGAGGGCATCTTCGCCGACGTCAAGAAGCGCCCGCGCCTGACGGTGTTCGACGACTTCGGTGGCCGCATCCCCTCGGACAAGCCGCCGATCAAGACCCCCGGTGAGCTGGCCATCGAACGTGGCGAGCCGTGGCCCAAGCCGATGCCGGAGCCGGCGTTCAAGAAGGCGATCGCACAGGCAACGGCACAGGCCCAGCAGACCAATGGCGGCAACGGCAACGGCGCGCACCACGCGCCGCCCGCGGCCCCCGCCGGCAACCAGCCCGACTACGGCGCACCCGCCGGCTGGCACGCGCCGGGCTGGCCGCCGCCGGCCCAGCAGGGTGGTGGCTACTGGTACCCGCCGCCGCCCGGATGGGGCCCGCCGCAGCAGCAGGGCCAGCAGCCGTATCCGCCGTACCAGCCCTACCCCGCGCCCAGCCATGCCGGGCCCGGCCCCGCGCCGCAGGACGATGCCGCGGATGACGGCACCCGGCCCACCCCGCCGCCGAATGGTTGA
- a CDS encoding dihydrodipicolinate synthase family protein, whose amino-acid sequence MATTSIHGIIAYPVTPFTASGDAVDTGKLASLVEELVDAGVHAIAPLGSTGEAAYLTEQEFDGVVDTVVGVVNRRVPVVVGVSDLTTANTVRRARHAQHAGADAVMVLPISYWKLAEHEIIQHYATVGAALDIPIMVYNNPATSGIDMSPELLFDMFTEVDNVTMVKESTGDLTRMVRIKELSGGSLPFYNGSNPLVLDALKTGASGWCTAAAHLRPQACLDLYAATQAGDFARAQQIYDELAPLLRFIVSGGLPSTVKAGLDILGQDVGDPRPPLLPLRPAERSELQAMLSAV is encoded by the coding sequence ATGGCAACCACATCGATACACGGAATCATCGCCTACCCCGTCACGCCGTTCACGGCGTCCGGCGACGCCGTCGACACCGGCAAGCTCGCTTCCTTGGTCGAGGAACTGGTCGACGCAGGCGTCCATGCGATCGCCCCGCTCGGGAGTACGGGGGAAGCGGCCTACCTGACAGAGCAGGAATTCGACGGCGTGGTCGACACCGTGGTCGGCGTCGTGAACCGCAGGGTTCCGGTCGTCGTCGGGGTCTCGGACCTGACCACGGCGAACACCGTGCGCCGGGCCCGCCATGCGCAGCACGCGGGTGCCGACGCGGTCATGGTGCTACCGATCTCCTACTGGAAACTGGCCGAACACGAGATCATCCAGCATTACGCCACCGTCGGCGCCGCCCTCGACATACCGATCATGGTCTACAACAACCCCGCCACCAGCGGCATCGACATGAGCCCGGAACTCCTCTTCGACATGTTCACCGAAGTCGACAACGTGACCATGGTCAAAGAGTCCACCGGTGACCTCACCAGAATGGTGCGCATCAAGGAACTCTCCGGCGGCTCGTTGCCGTTCTACAACGGCAGCAATCCGTTGGTTCTTGACGCCCTCAAGACGGGCGCCAGCGGATGGTGCACCGCTGCTGCTCACTTGCGGCCGCAAGCGTGTCTGGATCTCTACGCCGCAACCCAGGCAGGCGATTTCGCGCGCGCCCAACAGATCTACGACGAGCTCGCACCGTTGCTCCGATTCATCGTCAGTGGTGGGCTCCCCAGCACGGTAAAGGCCGGCCTCGACATCCTCGGCCAGGACGTCGGAGACCCGCGTCCCCCGTTGCTGCCGCTACGGCCGGCGGAGCGCTCCGAACTCCAAGCGATGCTCTCCGCGGTGTAG
- a CDS encoding LLM class flavin-dependent oxidoreductase, with protein sequence MRPLNFGVFVTPFHPVGQSPTVALEYDLDRTVALDRLGYDEVWYGEHHSGGYELIACPEVFIAAAAERTKHIRLGTGVVSLPYHHPLMVADRWVLLDHLTRGRVMFGTGPGALPSDAYMMGIDPVEQRQMMQESLEAILALFRAGPDERINRHCDWFTLRDAQLHIRPYTWPYPEISTAAMVSPSGPRLAGTLGTSLLSLSMSVPGGYAALEDAWRIVVDKAAEAGRPEPDRTNWRVLGVVHLADTREQAIEDCTYGLKDFANYFGAAGFVPLSNDVDEATQSPREFVADYAAQGNCCIGTADDAIAYISDLLERSGGFGTFLMLGHDWANPQATYHSYELFARKVIPHFKGQLRAGEASHEWARDMRDNLFGRAGEAIMKAIGEHTSGQA encoded by the coding sequence ATGCGACCCCTCAACTTCGGTGTGTTCGTCACGCCGTTTCATCCCGTCGGGCAATCCCCCACCGTCGCATTGGAATACGACCTCGATCGGACGGTCGCGCTGGACCGGCTCGGTTACGACGAGGTGTGGTACGGCGAACACCACTCCGGCGGCTACGAGCTGATCGCCTGCCCGGAGGTGTTCATCGCCGCGGCGGCCGAACGCACCAAGCACATCCGTCTCGGTACCGGCGTGGTGTCGCTGCCCTACCACCATCCGCTGATGGTCGCCGACCGTTGGGTACTGCTGGACCATCTGACCCGGGGTCGGGTGATGTTCGGAACCGGGCCGGGCGCCCTGCCGTCAGACGCCTACATGATGGGTATCGACCCGGTCGAGCAGCGGCAGATGATGCAGGAGTCGCTGGAGGCCATCCTCGCCCTGTTCCGCGCCGGCCCCGACGAGCGGATCAACCGGCACTGCGACTGGTTCACCCTGCGCGATGCGCAACTGCACATCCGGCCCTACACCTGGCCGTATCCGGAGATCTCCACCGCGGCCATGGTGTCGCCGTCCGGTCCCCGACTGGCCGGCACATTGGGAACGTCGCTGCTCTCGCTGTCGATGTCGGTACCGGGCGGATATGCGGCACTGGAAGACGCCTGGCGGATCGTGGTCGACAAGGCCGCCGAGGCTGGCCGCCCCGAACCCGACCGGACCAACTGGCGGGTGCTGGGCGTGGTGCACCTGGCCGACACCCGCGAACAAGCCATCGAGGACTGCACCTACGGGTTGAAGGACTTCGCCAACTACTTCGGTGCCGCCGGGTTCGTCCCGCTGTCCAACGACGTCGACGAGGCCACCCAGTCGCCCCGCGAGTTCGTCGCCGACTATGCCGCCCAAGGGAATTGCTGTATCGGCACCGCCGATGACGCGATCGCCTACATCAGCGATCTGCTGGAGCGTTCCGGCGGCTTCGGCACCTTCCTGATGCTCGGCCACGACTGGGCCAACCCGCAGGCCACCTATCATTCCTACGAGTTGTTCGCCCGCAAGGTCATTCCGCACTTCAAAGGCCAGCTCCGTGCCGGCGAAGCATCACACGAATGGGCACGGGATATGCGCGACAACCTGTTCGGCAGGGCCGGCGAGGCGATCATGAAGGCGATCGGCGAGCACACCAGCGGGCAAGCCTAG